From a single Carassius auratus strain Wakin chromosome 38, ASM336829v1, whole genome shotgun sequence genomic region:
- the LOC113057195 gene encoding tRNA (adenine(58)-N(1))-methyltransferase catalytic subunit TRMT61A, with the protein MSFVEYSEIIQEGDVVIIFLGHESMMPIKVQSGAQTQTRYGVIRHSSDLIGQRFGSKVTCSKGGWVYVLHPTPELWTVNLPHRTQILYTTDIANITLMLELKPGSVVCESGTGSGSLSHSILRTIAPTGHLHTVEFHAQRAEKAMQEFKEHKVSHLVTVRNQDVCKDGFGITGIADAVFLDIPSPWEAITHAKSAMKRKGGRLCSFSPCIEQVQRTCEALLDHGFEEICTLEVLLRVHDVRAVNLPLPDFGPEEGSDDRQAEVPNTGNTSVICRTAIPPREMAGHTGYLTFATKPRD; encoded by the exons ATGAGTTTTGTGGAATACTCCGAGATCATCCAAGAAGGGGATGTCGTCATTATCTTCCTGGGTCATGAGTCCATGATGCCCATCAAAGTTCAATCGGGAGCTCAGACGCAGACCCGCTATGGGGTCATCCGGCACTCCAGCGACCTGATTGGACAGCGGTTTGGTTCCAAAGTGACCTGCAGTAAGGGTGGTTGGGTTTACGTGCTTCACCCCACACCAGAGCTGTGGACTGTCAACCTTCCCCACCGAACACAGATCCTCTACACCACAGACATTGCCAACATCACACTGATGCTGGAGCTCAAGCCGGGCTCTGTCGTCTGCGAGTCAG GTACAGGCAGCGGCTCCCTGTCTCACTCTATTCTGCGGACCATCGCTCCCACCGGCCACCTGCACACAGTGGAGTTCCACGCTCAGCGAGCCGAGAAGGCCATGCAGGAGTTCAAGGAGCACAAAGTGTCTCACCTGGTTACTGTTAGAAACCAGGATGTGTGCAAGGATggctttggcatcacaggaatagcTGATGCAGTGTTTTTAGACATCCCCTCTCCATGGGAGGCAATCACACATGCCAAGAGCGCCATGAAACGCAAAG GAGGTCGTCTCTGTTCCTTCTCGCCGTGTATAGAGCAGGTCCAGAGGACTTGTGAGGCATTACTGGACCATGGCTTTGAGGAGATCTGCACACTGGAGGTTCTGCTCCGGGTGCATGATGTTCGTGCTGTCAATCTGCCCTTACCAGACTTCGGCCCAGAGGAGGGCTCTGACGATAGACAAGCGGAAGTGCCAAACACTGGGAACACCTCTGTGATCTGCAGGACTGCAATACCTCCCAGAGAAATGGCAGGACACACGGGATACCTCACCTTTGCTACCAAACCACGCGACTAG